The window ttctgttctttttcagaaCAACGAGGAGAAGGGTAACGAGCTGAAGGAGATCTGCCGTTCTCAGTGGACTGGCAGACATGATGCTTTTGAGGTTTTAGTGGACCTCATGCAAGCATTGGTACTGTGCTTGGATGCGGTAAGCAGTGACTCATCCATCAGGTGGAACAACTTTATTGCCGGTCGAGCATTTGTACTTTCAAGTGCATTAACAGATTTTGACTTCATTGTCACTattgtaattctgaaaaatgttctATCTTTTACGAGGGCATTCGGAAaaaatctccaaggacagaCATCAGATGTGTTCTTTGCCGCTAGCAGCTTAACAGCAGTGTTGCATTCTCTGAATGAAGTGATGGAGAATATTGAAGTTTACCATGAATTTTGGTTTGAGGAAGCAACAAATTTGGCTACAAAACTGGATGTACAAATTAAACTCCCAGGAAAATTTCGCAGGGCACAACAGGGGAACTTGGACTCTGAGGTAACGTCAGAAAATTACTACAAAGAAATCCTTAGTGTCCCCACAGTGGAGCATATTATTCAAGAATTAAAAGATATATTCTCAGAACAACATTTAAAAGCTCTTAAGTGTTTATCGTTGGTGCCCTCAGTCATGGGGCAGCTCAAATTCAATACGTCCGAGGAGCATCACGCTGACATGTACAAAAATGACTTGCCTAATCCAGACACGCTTTCTGCTGAGCTTCATTGTTGGAGAATCAAGtggaagcacagaggaaaagataTTGAACTTCCAGCTACTATTTATGAAGCACTTCACTTGCCTGACATAAAGTTTTTCCCTAATGTTTACGCGTTGCTTAAAGTCTTGTGCATACTTCCAGTGATGAAGGtggagaatgaaaaatatgaaataggACGAAAGCGCCTGAAGGCGTACCTGAAAAACACCTTAACAGAGCAAAGGTCAAGCAACCTAGCTTTGCTGAACATAAACTTTGATATAAAACATGACTTAGATTTAATGGTGGACACCTACATTAAACTCTATCCAGATAAAGTGGAGTTTCAAGAAGACTTTATTCCCTCAAACAACTCTGAAGTAACAGaagatgcttaatttttttaagctctaAGCAATCTGttgaaacagctttttcttagCTAAGtttcaacactgaaaaaaaaaactgtgAAGTCTGAAAAAATGACTGCaattatatttccattttaggTCTCGGACTGAAGAAGCTGTGGTCAGTGACCCAAATTATGTTTTGTTAGTCTGCATTAAATGTGttatacaaacaaaaccaagcctgAAAATAAGTCCATGCTCTTGGCAGAGGTGCTTTCTACATCTGATTGACTTAACTAGGTGCTCATTTACTTTATCGCATCTTGGAAAAAGTACATTGTGGTTGTAGATCTGATGGGGCTGTTACATATTTGCTCAtgaattaggaaaagaaaaaaaaatcttaaaaagagTATCATCATTTCAGTTCTGTTACTtaggattttattctttttgaaaactttaaaaaaagtcttcgTATATTTAATTGGCATTTTGGAGAGTGGATTCAGCTATTGCACGATCCTCGTGCTGTGGACTGTTGTCAGTGTAAAGTGAATGTAGTGGTATAGAGGTACGTTTACGGTTTCATTGGAAGAGTCAACCTCTTTAATCTCTCAATGACTGTTTACATTCCTTTGTGTGAgacacaaaacttttttttttctttaggcttTTAACAGGCATGGCAGGAATACCGAAATTCCTAAAAGACACTAAAAACTTAACGTTTATTCCACAAGCATTTACATCTGTTCGTTCTATCCTGACTCCGACACAAACCCATGTATCTTATTATCTGTTTATTTGCAAACTCACCCAGGAGAGATAATAAGAGTTTGTTGTTTGTCTAGAAGTAAGATTGAAaatattgctgttatttttggcaagaataaaacatttttgtacagtttattgcaatttaaaataaaatgtgaattgCTTTTTACATAGTATTGATTTTCTTAGTAAAGCTGTGCCTCTTTGACAATGTGTATTCTTTTGTAAGGTACCTTTTagttttggcatttttttctctgttgcttttgcAATTCTAGAGTGTGGCATTGTCTTAAGACACAGGAAACTTTGTGTAATAGCACTTCTGATCTGTATGTTCTGCTGAaggttttttaaagtattctgaGCACAAAATACAGTGCTTTTAATTATGGAAGTTCTGTCTAACTGAAACAGGTAGAAATAGATTAAATTTGAAATGGTTGAAAAGTTAAGTTTTGCAGCTATCCTGATGCATGCCAATTTTACAACTTATTTACAGTCATCCTTTTATGTACTTTCCAGTTGCCATGGGAAAGGGCCCCAGCAACATAAAATTGAGTGATTGTAGAGACTATGGCAAATACTGTTCTTAATGTTTTAATGCAGTCAAACAATaagaataaatttgaaaaaaaaaacaacccaccttTTCTAAGTAAGCTTAGATATTACAGTGGCTATCTTAAGAACATCTTAAGAAatgctttcagcagcttttaTTTGCATTAGAGTAGTAAAAATTACTCTTAAAAAGTATTATCGTTTCTTTCTACTGCTATTTGTATATGCTTTCTGGCATGCTTTCATGTTAATACAGTTGTTGCCTCGATCAGTAAAAAGTGTTTTAGCTAATAGCTTGCTCTGTTCCTCTGAATATATGAAAATAGCCCAAATTTATGTTAATGCTAtaaaaaagggcattttttaattagaagtCGTATGGAAAATTGTCTTTTATAAAGAAGATCTCAAttacaattttaataaaataataataaaaaatctttCCCATCCAGGGAATGTCTGTGGGTTCCCCTGGTAAAGACAGCAGTGCGAGGCGGTGGTGACCTCTGCGATTGTGAGCCCCATATCAATAAAGTCAGGTTGGATGAGCCCAGGTTTACAGGCAtcatcagagaaagaaaattgataCCCAGTGCCATATAATTGGCCAAAAAAGCTGAAGACTGCTTTCTGACTGTGTAAATGAGATCCTTTTTGACCAATGTACTGAGACAAATTGAAGAAGGGAAATGCAGTAAAACACTCCTTTAGCTACTGAAGTGTCCTCTGGAGCTCAGCTGAAACACACAGTCGTGACTAGCGTTGCTAATTAGCTGGCTCCAAGAGCCTCGGTCGCTTGGTGTGCCCGATCATTGCACTGCCTTCCACAGAGATGCTTAGATTGTCTGTAATCAATCAAATGCTCCTTATTTAGCCTATTTGGATTGTCCTCTTGGTGCAGAACGCCTCATTTTTTAGGCGTGTCAGTGCATCACTTAGGAACCTGTAGCAGGTAGTCTGAATAGCGATGGCTCGGCAGGATGCCGAGGAGCAAAGGAATAGCAGATTGCAATGGTAGGTACCCCTTCAACTCGAGATTTGTGTGGAGGAAAACCATTTACTGAAACTATAGTGGCTCCCATCTTATTTCTGGGGGCGCAGAGAAAGGACACGACTAAGGCGGAATCCAGTAATAGAATTTTAAAGAGAACACTATTGCTAGAGCAGGTCAGTCACTGACAGAGAGGTGTCTGAAAATGGGACAAATAAATCACAGAACAcaaatttttattccttttttttttttttaccacattCTTGAGACAGAGGGAATTATCATCTTAAATCAGGGCAGTATATATTTCCAAAGTGCATCTGAGGTTTTTACCTTGCTTTAACCTGGCTTTTTGGCACATTCTATGTACTGAAGCAATGTGTCTGTTTAAGTATCACtgctgagaaattaatttagtgAAAGTGGATTTTCCTTAGCTGCTCAGCTGATTGTGTTTTGTGAAAGTGATGTCTTAAGAATATACAAACTCTATTTCCTTTTCCCATGCGCAGAGTTCCCGTTAGAAATCACTATTACTTCTTCGAAAAGTAGCTTGTAGCACTCTATCTCCTGTGGTGTTATTTCTGTCACTGGCTGCAGAAATCCTGTAACTGCCTGTTTGGCTGCCAAGGTTCTGCTGTAAAGAAGCAGAGGACCAGAACCACTTAATGATTCTGGATGCAGCTATCCTGTTCCCCCCGCACTCTGTTTCTGTGAAACACTGCAAATCTCAGAGTTGCCAGAAACATCCCAATTACTCtaacaagatgaaaataaatctctttaCTGGATCTGTTTCAAGAAGCAGTTGCTAACCTAGAATAACAATAGGTGTTATCCCAAAGCAGGCTTAACATTCAATAATTTCCAGACCTCTAATGCTCCCAGTTTCCCTAAGGAAAACAGTTCTTACAAAGAATAGCAGTCTCCCCAACATTTTGCCTATGTATAAGTAGTGAGGCATCAGCAAAAAATATGGAGTTGGAAATTGTAGACAGATCTGTagcaatttcaaaatatatgcATGTTCATTATAAGTTTtctttactttgcaaaataacACTGTTAATCAATTAGAATTCAATGTGCCTGTTCCATAATGCAATAATTGTTCATTTTATTATTGCCATAGTTGTCCAgtgtttctatttatttatttttgtgtagcaagcttgctttttttcttaaaaaccaTGCCTGTGTGTCTTCTGTTTTAGCTGGCGACAGTTATCCCTGGAAATGTCCTTGAAGGCAAGGCAGGCAGTAGTAAAGTTTGTTTGGTGAGATTTGAGGAGCAGCAATGACAGAACAGATGCCCGTGTAGTCCCATGTGTCCCACGGGTAAATACGTCAGTGAGTAAACCGGCGGTGTGACTGCCCATGTGATTTTATGGTAGACGATGCTCTTGTGTTGCAGTGGCTGCCGCATAGCTGTTTTGCATAAGGTTCCTACTGACCCCCCCATGCGTGTTAATTGACATCAATACTCTAGGAATAAATTAGTTTCCTAGTTGTAGAACTGGGGGTACAGACTAAAGGATGGCTTTTACCATCCCCCAAAGCCACTCCTGCTCTTCGCAGACCTCCCACAAACCCTTACACATTCACGACCGCGTGTTCCACCAACAGCAACGTTCTAACAAAGCATTTGTGGGGACAATGTGGGGTCCTTCTTGCTGAGAAGCCAAGCTGCAAGCGTAGCGTATGGAGTCCACACTGGAGCATAGGCTTCccttgcagcagctggaggagagggtTCTGTTAGCACTCCATCTTTATTAAAAGATAGTGATCAACGCTGATTTACATTTAGAAATAGAGATCCCTGCGAAAGCCGGGGATGGAGGCACTTCAGCACATCTGCCAATAGTTTCAGGTGTCTCATGGCATCTTTCACTGGGAGGTGACAGGAGTCTCTGATTATCTGTGGCAGTCTATCGTTAGAACTGGGACTACACACACAACTGCTAGAGCCTGAAAATTCAGCTTCTGTTGCCTCTTCAGCCAGCAAATGTCTGAGGATCTGGGGAAAGGACCATCTTTCCTTGCTCCTGGAAGAACCTCTAGAAGGTCTGTTCAACATGGTGACACATCTGACGTGGTCCACAAGCCTCAGTGGGACTTTCTAGCAGGTAGATTATGGCAACCAAGAGATTTCAGCATCTACCGTCAACAGGACATGGTGTTTGAAGGGAAGAGCATTATCGCTTGCACCTTGCTTTTTTTGTCCTCTCTTACTCCCAGAGCAGAACTTAAAGCTTCGTGGCGGTTTCCTGGTGAAGCAGCAGGACGCTTCTGTACAGTTAGCACCTGCTAACTTGGTGAAGGAAAGGTGTTTATGGGTATGGGTCATGAGGGAAGCAGGAGAGGCGTGGGGAGATGTGTGAGGGAGTCGGTCAACGGCAGGGGTGGGTTGGTAGTGATGCTCCAAGCCTGCATACTATGTAAACCCAGAGCTAAACCCAGGTGGGGTCCTGGTCTTCTCCTCCATCCCCGGTGATGGTAGGCTGagcagacacaggctggagggTTTTGTGCTGCTGAAGGAATGGGTCCCTCACAGAAAGCGTGGACGGGGCAGGCAGCCAACTAAAGGCACACTTGACCTCCTTCCTAGACTGGGGGACTTAACGAGTTGAAGGTGAATCATCTGTTTTATTAAATCAGAGGCCACTTCAAGGACTGCAGCCCAATTATGCCGCATGTTGTACATATCCTGGAAACAGTATTTGTGGAGAAATAGGATCCATATGGGCAGATCCTTACTGGTGAGCACGTCCTGCTGAAGAACAGCCTTGGGTATCTGCCTGCAGACATCAGGCTTAGCAGGATTTGGGCTTTAACTCTTAATTTATAGCATTGAACAGCTCTCGGGTAGGTGGTGCAGTATAAAGCGGATGGTGCTGTGACACGCAGTTCCCCCCAAGGAGTGAAGCTTGCTGCCTTCACCTTGGTGTGAGGCTCTGTGCTCCAGGAACGAGCAGGAATATCACGGTCTGGCCCATATTCCTCCCTGGAGGAAAGAGACAGATGATATCATTGTTGGAGTTGTTTGGACATCATAAAGGTACttactgaaatgagaaaaatatgggtttaattccttttttaataataaaaaagtaacgGCAAGCTATGATTGCCAGGAACCTCACTGAGAAAGGAGGCTTTGCACCCTGGAGGACTTCTCTTTGCCTAATGAATAAGCACTTCTAAGTCActttttggttcattttttgTGAGTAGATGTATGTATATAAAGTATGCAAAGCCAGATGAAGTTACTTGTTTGCCTTGCAGATGTCAACTTTGCTGAGCAATGTTTTGATTAAGAAGGAGCACGCCCACAGTGAAAGGCACAGGCTTATTCCTGGGAGACTTTGTGCACACCGTACACAGCTCCTCCTGAACCCTGTACCCTACGATCCAAGAATACAACTGTTAAATTAGGAAGAGACATGGGCCTAAACGCATGCTAATCATCAGATAGTTTCCATTCCACTGTGAAAAGATTAAGTGGAAGTATGCAACTGAGCATTGACTTCAAGACTTTTCAAGTTCACCGTACAAAACTACACCTTCCAAATCACTGTCGTGCATAAAGCAGGGTACTCTGTTCAGTGTCTGCAGAGATGGCAGAAAGCTTGAAGGAATTACTGCTTGGCAGGTGAGCAGACCTCTCTCCGTTTAGCTGTTCTTATAAACTTTAATCCCGTAAGTGTATCATCGTTGCAGAAGATGTGTTTATTGAGAAACCTGTGGCTTCGGTGTGGGTTTTGGCATATGTAAAGGCACCCTTCTGTGTTATTATAAAAGCTGGATTTGGAAAGTACTTGTAATACGTACAATTTGACGTCAGGTATTCCTGTATTTTCCAGACTATTTCACATTCTTATTGTAACAATGGGGATAATGGAACAGATTCGCAACTCTAATCCTGACTTTGCACCTTTCAGGCAGGACAATGCAGCTAGAGCATGGATGCAGTTGCCCATCTGAGAGTGCGCCGTTGTGCCTGGGAGACACTTCaagagtgaaaaaaatgctgaaaataccGATGCAGCCATTTTCTGCACTATTTGCTTCTCCAAGGTATGCATAAGCTCCTGCACACCTTGCTGCTATGTGGTCCTTCAGGTCTCACCACTCTTATTTTCTCCCAGAACTGATATGGAAAGACCTGCAGGGATGACAGGTCTCTTTCCAGGGCTTGGTGCTATTTTTCTGCCCCTATAGTTTTGTGCCTAACTTGCTGTTGTCTAAGGTCATGCTTTTCAAAGCTCAGTGTTCTTGGATGcctgtattttatatttctcaACTGGATATGCATTGAAAGGCTGTGATTTTTAGAAAGTGTTTAGCAATAATCCTCTCTGTGGAAAGGAGTTTTAACGCAGTGTCAAGCTGGGCATGCACCGTTAAAGGCACTAAAATGCACgtattttgaaaatctcagtCTAGGTACAAAGTTCAGCATCTGAGTAGAGCACTGGGGCTGTATTATTTAGCTGCCTTGGTATTATATTGCATTCCCTAGGTGGCTATCAGTAGATCCTGTGACAACAAAATCTTTCTAAGCTATtctaaaatttgccttttttgatAAATTTGCCTTTTTACTGTGTCCAgcactggggtccccagcacaagaaggacatggagctgttggagcgagtccagaggaggccacagagatgatctgagggctggagcacctctgctatggagacaggctgagagagttgggcttgttcagcctggagaagagaaggctgcggggagaccttagagccccttccagtccccaaaggggctccaggaaagctggagaggggctggtgacaagggcagggagtgacaggccaaggggaatggcctgaagctgcaggagggcagatggagatgagatgtgaggcagaaattcttccctgtgagggtgctgaggccctggcacaggttgccccgagaagctgtggctgcccctggctccctggcagtgttgaaggccaggttggatggggctttgggcaagctgggctagtggagggtgtccctgcccatggcaggggggtggagctagatgggctgtgaggtcccttccaacccaaaccattctatgattctgtgatgcaTCTCCTCATTTGAATTGTGGTCTGGACAATAGAAAAACCCCACTGTATTCCATTTCTTCTATTAAATATTACCCATGCtatgttttttttctactctgttTACTTTCCCTTTTCCAAATTCAGTCCTTCACTTCTTTGTCTACAAAGTTGCATT of the Grus americana isolate bGruAme1 chromosome 1, bGruAme1.mat, whole genome shotgun sequence genome contains:
- the THAP12 gene encoding 52 kDa repressor of the inhibitor of the protein kinase isoform X2, with product MICRSSPYRTVLRDNAVPTIFDLTSHLNNPHSRHRKRIKELSEDEIRTLKQQKIDEAFEREQATQELNESNEQNTISEEGGEEQEEETVPLTLEERENKDYLKSLFEILILMGKQNIPLDGHNVDELPEGIFTSDNFQALLEYRINAGDEVLRKRFEMTAVNLEYCSKTQQKQMLEICESCVREETLREVRDSHFFSIVTDEVVDIAGEEHLPVLVRFVDESHNLREEFIGFLPYEADPEILAVKFHTTITEKWGLNMEYCRGQAYIVSSGFASKMKVVATRLLEKYPQAVYTLCSSCALNVWLAKSVPVVGVSIALGTIEEVCCLFNQSPQLLVELDNTISVLFQNNEEKGNELKEICRSQWTGRHDAFEVLVDLMQALVLCLDAVSSDSSIRWNNFIAGRAFVLSSALTDFDFIVTIVILKNVLSFTRAFGKNLQGQTSDVFFAASSLTAVLHSLNEVMENIEVYHEFWFEEATNLATKLDVQIKLPGKFRRAQQGNLDSEVTSENYYKEILSVPTVEHIIQELKDIFSEQHLKALKCLSLVPSVMGQLKFNTSEEHHADMYKNDLPNPDTLSAELHCWRIKWKHRGKDIELPATIYEALHLPDIKFFPNVYALLKVLCILPVMKVENEKYEIGRKRLKAYLKNTLTEQRSSNLALLNINFDIKHDLDLMVDTYIKLYPDKVEFQEDFIPSNNSEVTEDA